The following is a genomic window from Thunnus maccoyii chromosome 13, fThuMac1.1, whole genome shotgun sequence.
TTCCTGACAGATTATTCCTTTACCAGATGATAGGCTCAGCTTTTCCATTGACAcagccatgcacacacacacacacacagacatctcaCACTTCTTTGTAGTGTCTTTCATGATACAGTCGTATTTCTCCAGAGATGGagccatttgtgtgtgtttgtgtgtgtgtgtgtgtgtattagtgcgTGTGTAATGCTAAATGCATTAACAGTGGGAAGAAAGCATGACGACTCCACAAGAAAAGGGGGCAGGACGCAAAGCCTCGACAGAGCAACAGAGACAGGCAGGCGTCTGATGTGTCGGACCTTTGAGATAAGTCTGACTTCTCTCCGCATCATTTCTTCCACTCTCCTCCTATTGAGATTTCACATTTTGTACTCCGTATCTACATCCCTCAATGACCTGGCCCAGTTTTTACTGTGTGCTGCTCAAAAAACAGCTACTCTTAAAATAAAAGTCTGAGTCAGCATCAGCAAAACAAGGTTAATTACTCCCTAACCACAATGCTAAAAAATCTTCTGGAGGCCAAATCTGTGCAGGGAAGTTAAAAAACAGCCATgtcttttgtttcctctctatATTACTCTGCTGTCTTCATCTCACATTCCTCACTCTTGTGAGGCAGCAGCCACCTTGCAGTCTCAGAGGACGGCTGCCAAATCGGAGGTTGTTAAGATTTTTATCTCTATGTAATTCTTTGGGAGAAACACTGGGGAGGTAAATAGGTAATACAGTTGCTTCTTGCAAAAACTGCTGTCAGGCTTGATCCGGCGGAGCAAAGTCCCTTAAATCCCCAAATGctctgcagccagcagctgaaGACTTTGTTGTACTGGAAAGATCCCAAGCATGACTGAGTTGGAATTTATGAGAGTGAGAGCATGAGAAATCAGCTGTCTATCCTTGAATAAATTtagatttgaaagaaaaaaaaagaaaaaaacataagcCCCTTTAAATCTTTTCCGAAATTAGACAGCAGCGAGGAGAAAATAAATCTTAGTTTATGACTGGAGGGTAGTTGGTTTTAAAAGTAACTGGGGATTGATGCCATTTCTCGGTCCAAACCTGTAGATACATCAAGTTCAAATTCAAGTTTTCTGGTtccaaatataaaacatacCGCTGAAATGAAGATTATTTTCTCTCAGGATGAGGGTGTGAAAACCGAGCGTTTGAGTGCATCAAAAGGACATGAAGTGaaattaaacacacatgtaaGTATGGTTGAGATGTGTGCACATCTACAGGGGTAAATCTGAAAATACTTTGTCTTCCTTGGTTTGGGTtgtaaagaaaagttttaatgaATAGCTCATCAGTCTGTCTCATAAATCATCTGACACAATCTTTCACTGGTGACCCTTTACCTTTTTCCACTGACCCTGAATGACTtcacttctcttctctcctcttctctcctcttctctcctctgcctcaACTCTGCCACTTCACATTCTTTTCTTCCCAGGGGTAACACTAACGTTTCCCCCCATCATCCCCTTCCATCTTTCCTTTTCTGTtctcatattttctctcttctcctctcctctcctctcttcttctctcctcttctcccttcttctctcctcccctcccctcccctcccctttcctcccctcttctcttctcttctcttctcttctcttctcttctcttctcttctcttctcttctcttctcttctcttctcttctcttctcttctctcctcctctcttctcttctcatgTCTCCTGGCATTGCTCTTGTTACTTCTGGCTATACCCCCTTTTTTGCCCTCctctttcactattttctgtacAAGTCTGACTTTCATAACCTTACTTGTCCTGATAATCTGACTTTACATAGCTGTCTCTCTCCACTTTGGCtccttttttatgtttgttggCCACAGTGTcgatgtttttgtctgtctctgtctgcatactgtatgtgtctctcTCTACTTCTGCTGTCTCCTCCTTCccctttctctcattctctttcacagttcatctgtttttctctgccacatacacatacagacacacacgaagacacacacacacacacacacacacacacacacacacacctctctttCGCTCTCTCAGCCAGGGAGAGTTGTACTGGTGTTGAGTTTCAATACAGAAGGAAATATTTTCAACCATGCAGGAAATGTCTGAACTGCTAGAATCGTTCTCTTcttcatacacatacacacacacgcgcacacacacacgcacacacacacacacacacacacacacatatatataaatgcaCGAATGCCCACACTCcttataaaaatacttttttatttgaaaGCCCAACACACAATGAAATCCACAGTAAAAAGAGTAGCTTTAAGGGGAGTAAGAGGAGAGTCATCTTATTTAATCTAGCACACAGATGCTGGAGGGGGAGCCAGGCTGCAGACGGGAATGGCACCATAGAAGAAGTGGTCTGTCAGTGGGAAGAGGAGCACCAGAAACAGCAGCACTCCCATCAAATATGAGAACAGTAGAGCTGATCGTTGAGGGTGTTGGAGGGCAGAGCTGATGTCAGGCAGGCCCTGGCTGTTACAGAATGAATGGCATAGAACTGGACCCACAACATGACctattgaaagaaaaaataagagatTTAATGAGGTGTTTTTTTGAGGTGAGTATGTTAGCCAGTAAGAGTGGTGTTCACTCCACATCTCACCAGTTCTCATGAATATAAAGGCAGTAAAGGCACCAAACACAGTTGTGTATAAGAACTGCATCCCTGCAACAGAGGAGCACAAAGAACAATGACAAAAGGTGCCACATTGGTAACATAAAACCAGTATTTCTACTATGTCCATTTAATAACGCTGCAAAGCTGATTATGTATTACACGTTATGTATTACATAAACTAGGTTTTAGATATAGACTTTGACTTTGGTGCATAAGTAAGATTTTAAAGGCAAACATTAATTCATACAGATATGAGTCATGTACTAAAATGTTGTTCACaatgttaaaggacaggttcataatttttaaagtctgtcttaaaacaatagtcagatgctcaaatgaacactgaaataggtttttcttgccatcatCATTCCTCCTTGTTCATACTGTCCATTAGaagggccaaaatccacaagcctccttctgtgcaaaaatgtatttaagagtttatctgaagctaatatgaagcttcagctgtccaaatgagtcaaatcaagtagatatttttcaaTGCTAcaatctttttagtgccaaagttcctctttttgttactatacttccaccacagctcaaaagggaaacactgtctgaggaaacacaaagagggaatttaatgctaaaaagactttaaatgtggcagatatccacttgatatgattaattCAGAcagttgaagcctcatataagcttcagatacacttttaaatgcatttttgtacaaaatgactgtgtggacacactgtagattttggcccccatcacttacactgaaagcacattcgaatgggatcttttaacagctagtatgaacaagaggagtGATTACCGcaaagaaaacctctttcagtgttaatCTGGGCACCTGATTATtgatttaagacagacttgaaaagtgTTCAGTCCCtgaattatttatgtattattatattttacctAACTTAAGTTAAATTCTTGAAGTAttgtaatttgatttatttgaggAGGGGTTTGTAAATCAACTGACCTGCCACCAAGAGGATGAAACTCATACTATCCTTGTGGAGGCGCCGTTGCTCTATGATGTGGTGGAAATGGGCTACAAcaatgaaacacataaaatagTCAAGCTTTTTGGTGAACAGTTAGCATGTCATTCAAAATAATGTAGCACCTTCTAAGATGAACTTCTGCAAAACAACCAAAAAGGTTTAATTACTTCCAAAGTTCATTCACACGTTATATCATTCATTAATGTGTTATAATGTTGACATGATCCTAATATTGACTATGAAGGTGTTAATTTTTTGAAAATCTGGTTGTCATACCAACACCGAAGAACAGCGGTGCCATGAAGATGGCAGCTGTGGGTCCTGTGCAGGGCACCAGCATGGGCAGCATGGCCCCTCTGAACACCAGCTCCTCTGTCACTGGCGCCACCACCTGGTTCCTGAGCCACACTACGTCTCCCATACACAACCTCCATGACTGAACATCTG
Proteins encoded in this region:
- the LOC121910521 gene encoding CAAX prenyl protease 2-like, with the translated sequence MLEPEHDPIEQVEHAHTRCWVCVLGCFLLACLYVGSLYVWRSSLPRDHPSVIKHRCASVLLVSALSPAVVKAWIHWADVRVDQSVWALMGVRLEGFIPAAIFPLLLTMVFYLGPLIHSAMDNPKGLTGELQSVLDVQSWRLCMGDVVWLRNQVVAPVTEELVFRGAMLPMLVPCTGPTAAIFMAPLFFGVAHFHHIIEQRRLHKDSMSFILLVAGMQFLYTTVFGAFTAFIFMRTGHVVGPVLCHSFCNSQGLPDISSALQHPQRSALLFSYLMGVLLFLVLLFPLTDHFFYGAIPVCSLAPPPASVC